A single Anopheles funestus chromosome 2RL, idAnoFuneDA-416_04, whole genome shotgun sequence DNA region contains:
- the LOC125766670 gene encoding uncharacterized protein LOC125766670 isoform X1 gives MKSFVVFAAAILATVSAAPYQLILLDEADLPVAPIRVVRNAPGDISGSAANAGAQSFNQGGFGGFPGHGGGFGGLSGSAANAGAQSFTQGGGGGHGGFGGLSGSGASAGSQSFTQGGGHGGGFGGSAANAGAQSFSQGGGGGHGGFPGFGGGSGSAAGAGSQSFGG, from the exons ATGAAGTCGTTTGTGGTGTTTGCCGCGGCCATTTTGGCCACCGTTTCCGCTGCCCCGTACCAGT TGATCCTGCTGGATGAGGCAGATCTTCCGGTTGCCCCAATCCGTGTGGTACGCAATGCTCCCGGCGATATTAGCGGCAGTGCGGCCAATGCCGGTGCGCAGTCATTTAACCAGGGAGGTTTCGGTGGATTCCCCGGACACGGCGGTGGTTTCGGAGGACTGTCCGGTTCGGCTGCTAATGCTGGTGCCCAGTCGTTCACGCAGGGCG GCGGCGGCGGTCATGGTGGATTCGGAGGTCTGTCCGGATCGGGTGCTAGTGCTGGTAGTCAATCCTTCACCCAGGGTGGTGGCCACGGAGGTGGTTTCGGTGGATCGGCTGCCAATGCCGGTGCTCAGTCCTTCTCTCAGGGAGGCGGCGGTGGACACGGTGGATTCCCAGGATTCGGTGGTGGCAGCGGATCTGCCGCCGGTGCTGGTTCTCAATCGTTCGGCGGATAA
- the LOC125766670 gene encoding uncharacterized protein LOC125766670 isoform X2 — translation MKFFSCLLAVAALVVMVSGAPVQEGAARIVRNVGGFGGSGSAATAGAQSFNQGFNHGHGFPGHGGFGGFSGSSASAGSQSFTQGGGGHGGFGGLSGSGASAGSQSFTQGGGHGGGFGGSAANAGAQSFSQGGGGGHGGFPGFGGGSGSAAGAGSQSFGG, via the exons ATGAAATTCTTCTCGTGTCTTTTGGCCGTTGCTGCcctggtggtgatggtgagcGGTGCACCCGTCCAGG AAGGTGCAGCGCGAATCGTGCGAAACGTAGGAGGATTCGGAGGTTCGGGATCGGCAGCTACTGCTGGTGCCCAGTCCTTCAACCAGGGCTTCAACCATGGTCACGGCTTCCCGGGACATGGTGGATTCGGTGGATTTTCGGGATCGTCTGCATCGGCCGGTAGCCAGTCGTTCACGCAAGGCGGCGGCGGTCATGGTGGATTCGGAGGTCTGTCCGGATCGGGTGCTAGTGCTGGTAGTCAATCCTTCACCCAGGGTGGTGGCCACGGAGGTGGTTTCGGTGGATCGGCTGCCAATGCCGGTGCTCAGTCCTTCTCTCAGGGAGGCGGCGGTGGACACGGTGGATTCCCAGGATTCGGTGGTGGCAGCGGATCTGCCGCCGGTGCTGGTTCTCAATCGTTCGGCGGATAA
- the LOC125766671 gene encoding pupal cuticle protein 36-like, whose amino-acid sequence MKAMVCALALAAVLAVANCAPYQIAYLIPVDAPVARVARAAQFSGSAANAGAQSFSSGGFPGFGGFSGSAANAASNSFSSGGGFPGHGGFSGSAASAGAQSFSGGAGGFPGFGGFSGSAANAGAQSFSG is encoded by the exons ATGAAAGCTATGGTGTGTGCTCTTGCCCTGGCCGCCGTCCTGGCCGTTGCCAACTGTGCCCCGTACCAAA TTGCGTACCTGATCCCGGTCGATGCCCCGGTTGCCCGTGTTGCCCGTGCCGCACAGTTCAGCGGCAGTGCAGCTAATGCCGGCGCACAGTCGTTCAGCTCCGGTGGTTTCCCCGGCTTCGGAGGATTCTCTGGCTCGGCCGCTAATGCCGCCTCGAACTCGTTCTCGTCCGGCGGTGGATTCCCCGGCCATGGTGGATTCTCGGGCTCTGCTGCCTCTGCCGGTGCTCAGTCCTTCTCGGGCGGTGCTGGCGGATTCCCCGGATTCGGTGGATTCAGTGGCTCGGCTGCCAATGCCGGTGCCCAGTCGTTCAGCGGTTAA
- the LOC125774607 gene encoding uncharacterized protein LOC125774607 — MMLLPVLLVSAAMFGCHVAANGFNVNQYPQAQVNAWTQACRSFQAQALATQAQQNQFFSNMFPQVQLPPLPFTDLCSQTGFAGAGAGASAGTFGHGGSGVGVTSFNNRFGGDDGGYGGNGGVQGVSVSSSSNGFGQGGTTVTHFGNGGASSNYIPHNQHHGNGGGIATGNRFGGSSGQGVSVSSFGTNNGGGYATANRFGGGSGGTTHYVSNNGGSVSSYGPNGGSFASASRFGGTNGGGNYGGSGGYGGGSYGGGNGVAVGASVSSSSHGNAGGSVQTSVYKQHY, encoded by the exons ATGATGCTGTTACCGGTGCTGTTAGTGTCCGCTGCCATGTTTGGGTGCCATGTCG CGGCCAACGGATTCAACGTTAACCAGTATCCCCAGGCACAGGTGAACGCTTGGACGCAGGCATGCCGTAGCTTCCAGGCCCAAGCGCTGGCCACCCAGGCCCAACAGAATCAGTTCTTCTCGAACATGTTCCCGCAGGTGCAGCTACCACCGCTACCCTTTACCGATCTTTGCTCGCAGACAGGTTTCGCTGGGGCTGGTGCTGGTGCAAGTGCCGGTACCTTTGGTCACGGTGGATCGGGTGTCGGTGTAACGTCGTTTAACAACCGGTTCGGTGGTGATGACGGCGGGTATGGTGGTAATGGAGGAGTACAGGGCGTTAGCGTCAGCAGCAGTTCGAATGGATTCGGACAAGGCGGTACAACGGTGACGCATTTCGGAAATGGTGGTGCATCTTCGAACTATATCCCCCACAACCAGCACCATGGTAATGGGGGCGGAATTGCAACAGGGAATCGTTTCGGTGGAAGTTCCGGACAGGGTGTAAGTGTCTCGTCCTTCGGTACGAACAATGGCGGTGGCTATGCAACGGCCAACCGTTTTGGTGGTGGTTCCGGTGGAACAACGCACTACGTGTCGAACAATGGTGGATCGGTAAGTTCGTATGGACCGAACGGAGGAAGCTTTGCATCGGCCAGCCGTTTCGGGGGCACCAATGGTGGCGGTAACTACGGTGGAAGTGGTGGATACGGAGGAGGCAGCTATGGCGGTGGAAATGGTGTGGCCGTTGGTGCTAGTGTATCATCCTCCAGCCATGGCAATGCTGGAGGATCGGTACAGACGAGCGTTTACAAGCAGCACTACTAG
- the LOC125774608 gene encoding fibroin heavy chain-like translates to MVQFKRMYFALAILLGILGANPAASYPVAQTQGSSASSSGAGSQGFGFGDPNGAGFGGQGFGAGFPGAGYPFFQPQAGTGTGMGFPQFVGFPPMGTFNFGVPPGPGGSFSTSRSQSFASSSSFSGGHSGASSGSTAGASSQSAGHQQQQPKQPEQGFIHSEGSGSGHTEEYPEQGHIGTSSGAGSTSQGHGGHGGQSSSSAGSQSHSAGAGHGKGGSAGSASGAQSTGSSFGPGGRHSELNFGNGPGDNFGVRISTDESADGTAKKTETTSWVWNK, encoded by the coding sequence ATGGTTCAGTTTAAGAGAATGTATTTCGCTCTAGCAATATTGTTGGGCATATTAGGCGCAAATCCTGCCGCGAGTTATCCGGTAGCACAAACGCAAGGATCATCCGCTAGCTCGAGTGGTGCTGGATCACAGGGTTTCGGTTTTGGTGATCCTAATGGAGCTGGTTTCGGTGGACAAGGATTTGGTGCCGGATTCCCTGGTGCAGGATATCCTTTCTTTCAACCACAAGCTGGAACAGGTACTGGAATGGGATTTCCACAGTTCGTAGGATTCCCCCCGATGGGTACGTTTAACTTCGGCGTACCCCCGGGACCGGGTGGTAGTTTCTCAACATCTAGATCGCAGTCCTTCGCCAGCAGTAGCTCATTTAGCGGTGGACATAGTGGAGCAAGTTCTGGCAGTACCGCTGGAGCTAGTTCACAGTCAGCGGgtcatcagcaacagcaacccaAACAACCGGAACAAGGTTTCATTCACAGTGAAGGTTCGGGATCGGGACACACCGAGGAATATCCCGAGCAGGGCCACATTGGTACATCAAGTGGTGCGGGTAGTACCAGCCAGGGTCATGGTGGACATGGTGGGCAAAGTTCAAGTAGCGCTGGATCACAATCTCACAGTGCCGGTGCCGGCCATGGAAAGGGCGGTTCGGCAGGTTCTGCTAGCGGAGCCCAATCGACTGGATCTTCGTTCGGACCGGGTGGACGTCATTCGGAGTTAAACTTCGGCAACGGCCCTGGTGACAACTTTGGAGTGCGCATCAGTACCGATGAATCAGCCGATGGAACGGctaaaaaaactgaaaccacATCCTGGGTTTGGAATAAGTAA
- the LOC125764804 gene encoding hornerin-like, translating to MQKHFALLLTVGALVVHGYPTDLGHQHGSGSSSGSSATSSSQSVGFGGFPALPGFQGGLVGQGQFSQPLVAGPGHNAGGWSPDVFGKGFPFPPVHGSSASSSSSSSSFSSSHGGKLSGSTSQAQSASHSAGHGGVSGSSAGSQSFSKDGHGHHGGESGSAAGAHSTSHDSHGLQGSSSGATSQSANHGHHGHDHGKDLYSGSGANAQSHSLDQQHHGHLGASGSSAGAQSQSGSADHGHHGHLGSGSNAAAQSVSQSVQDAHHGHGHGPSGSASSAGSQSQSQSSHVKDQGHHHGSGGQQHGSGGHHQEYHQGHNRDGGSYGVRVSADESQDGTVKKTASEAWVWKD from the coding sequence ATGCAGAAGCATTTCGCGCTATTACTTACCGTCGGTGCACTAGTCGTACACGGTTACCCAACGGATTTGGGCCACCAACATGGCAGTGGTAGCAGTAGCGGTAGCTCGGCCACCAGTAGCTCACAGTCGGTAGGcttcggcggcttcccggcaCTGCCCGGCTTCCAAGGAGGACTTGTTGGCCAGGGACAGTTCTCGCAGCCCCTTGTCGCTGGACCGGGTCACAATGCCGGCGGATGGAGTCCGGACGTGTTTGGCAAAGGTTTTCCATTCCCACCCGTTCACGGTAGCAGCGCAAGCAGTTCGTCGTCCTCCAGCTCTTTCTCATCGAGCCACGGTGGCAAATTGAGCGGTTCCACGTCCCAGGCACAGTCCGCTAGTCACAGTGCAGGACATGGTGGTGTATCTGGCAGCTCTGCCGGATCGCAATCGTTCAGCAAGGATGGTCACGGCCACCATGGCGGTGAAAGTGGAAGTGCTGCTGGAGCTCATTCAACTTCACACGATTCGCACGGTCTCCAAGGATCTTCTTCCGGTGCTACGTCACAGTCGGCCAACCACGGCCACCATGGTCACGATCATGGAAAGGATCTGTACAGTGGCTCGGGAGCGAATGCACAATCGCACTCACTTGACCAGCAGCATCACGGACACCTTGGAGCTTCGGGCAGTTCCGCTGGAGCACAATCTCAATCTGGCTCCGCAGATCACGGTCATCACGGTCATCTAGGATCGGGAAGCAATGCCGCCGCACAGTCCGTTTCACAATCGGTGCAGGATGCACACCACGGTCATGGTCATGGACCGAGCGGATCCGCCAGCTCGGCCGGATCCCAATCACAGTCGCAATCGAGTCATGTGAAAGATCAGGGTCACCACCATGGTTCGGGAGGTCAGCAGCATGGTTCCGGTGGACATCATCAGGAATATCACCAGGGACATAACCGCGACGGTGGGTCATACGGAGTGCGCGTGAGCGCGGACGAATCCCAGGATGGTACGGTGAAGAAAACTGCAAGCGAAGCTTGGGTTTGGAAGGATTAA
- the LOC125764584 gene encoding glutamate--cysteine ligase: protein MGLLSEGSPLTWDETKALAQHVREHGIEQFINLFARLKDRQGDVLKWGDEVEYIIVRFDDKQRAVQVSLRAQEILAKLNEKEAADPQGVKSLWRPEYGAYMIEGTPGKPYGGLLAHFNVVEANMRYRRMEVAALLPENEVVMSITSFPRLGCPAFTYPFAVPTPEDESCAARSNFFPDEAIFPGHPRFKTLTRNIRQRRGEKVSINLPIYPDRDTKVPVDGSIPSHPNYVHMDAMGFGMGCCCLQLTFQACNISEARTLYDQLTPMCPIMLALTAASPAYRGHLTDVDCRWNVISASVDCRTREERGELPLKNDRFRIYKSRYDSIDSYLSPAGDKYNDVPLVLDETLYKRLREGDIDHLLAQHIAHLFIRDSVSLFSEKVHQNDREDTDHFENIQSTNWQTMRFKPPPPNSPIGWRVEFRPCEAQLTDFENAAIVCFVVLLTRVILSYQLDFLIPISKVDENMQNSQKRGAVLTERFWFKKNITAIPPGTADRQAAGEADAETQTNVQEQQQNGTTDQQTGSTTDEYELMTIDQIINGKGTFPGLVPLINSYLGSMDVDADTHCTIQQYLRLIQKRASGELITTAAWIRQQVVSHPEYKNDSVISEGNCYDLLRKAKDIQDGVLACPELLGNNINSKTTDNIPAAIEKHLTKRC, encoded by the exons ATGGGTTTGCTAAGCGAAGGAAGTCCTCTGACGTGGGATGAAACCAAGGCGCTGGCGCAACACGTTCGCGAACATGGAATCGAGCAGTTTATCAATCTGTTCGCGCGCCTAAAAGACCGTCAAGGCGATGTCTTGAAATGGGGCGACGAGGTGGAGTACATAATCGTCCGCTTCGATGATAAGCAGCGCGCGGTGCAGGTATCGTTGCGTGCGCAAGAAATTCTGGCTAAACTCAACGAAAAGGAAGCGGCCGATCCGCAAG gaGTAAAATCTCTCTGGCGGCCGGAGTACGGGGCGTACATGATCGAGGGTACGCCCGGTAAACCGTACGGAGGTTTGCTGGCGCATTTCAACGTCGTCGAAGCGAATATGCGCTACCGGCGCATGGAGGTGGCTGCTTTGCTGCCGGAAAATGAAGTAGTAATGTCGATAACGAGCTTCCCACGGTTGGGATGTCCGGCATTCACGTACCCGTTTGCCGTGCCCACGCCCGAGGATGAATCGTGTGCGGCACGATCGAACTTTTTCCCGGACGAAGCGATCTTTCCGGGCCATCCGCGTTTCAAGACGCTCACACGCAATATACGTCAACGGCGCGGCGAGAAAGTGTCCATCAACTTACCAATCTATCCCGATCGGGACACGAAGGTGCCGGTCGACGGAAGCATACCGTCCCATCCGAACTACGTGCATATGGATGCGATGGGTTTCGGGATGGGTTGTTGCTGTCTGCAGCTTACGTTCCAGGCGTGTAACATCAGCGAAGCCCGCACGCTGTACGATCAGCTGACACCGATGTGTCCCATTATGCTGGCACTCACCGCAGCAAGCCCGGCCTATCGAGGGCACCTCACCGATGTGGATTGCCGCTGGAACGTGATTTCGGCATCGGTCGACTGTCGTACGCGCGAGGAACGCGGTGAGCTGCCGCTAAAGAATGATCGGTTCCGCATTTATAAATCACGCTACGATTCGATCGATTCCTACCTATCGCCGGCTGGAGATAA GTACAACGATGTGCCTTTGGTGCTGGATGAAACGCTTTACAAGCGACTCCGCGAGGGCGATATTGATCATCTGTTGGCGCAACACATCGCCCATCTGTTCATACGCGACTCGGTTTCGCTGTTCAGCGAAAAGGTTCACCAGAACGATCGCGAGGACACGGATCACTTTGAAAACATTCAGTCGACCAACTGGCAAACGATGCGGTTCAAGCCACCGCCCCCTAACTCACCGATCGGTTGGCGTGTTGAGTTCCGCCCGTGTGAGGCACAGCTGACCGACTTTGAGAATGCGGCCATCGTGTGCTTCGTTGTGCTGTTGACGCGCGTCATTCTCTCGTATCAGCTCGATTTCCTTATCCCGATCAGCAAGGTGGATGAAAACATGCAAAACTCGCAGAAACGTGGCGCGGTGCTGACGGAGCGGTTTTGGTTCAAGAAAAACATTACCGCCATTCCGCCGGGTACTGCGGACCGTCAAGCAGCGGGGGAGGCAGATGCAGAGACGCAGACGAATGTGcaggaacagcaacaaaatggTACGACCGATCAACAGACCGGTTCGACCACGGACGAGTACGAACTGATGACGATCGATCAGATTATCAATGGGAAGGGAACATTCCCGGGGCTGGTGCCGCTGATTAACAGCTATCTCGGTTCGATGGATGTGGACGCCGACACGCACTGTACGATTCAGCAATACCTGAGGCTGATACAGAAACGGGCGTCCGGTGAGCTGATTACGACTGCTGCCTGGATACGGCAGCAAGTAGTGTCACATCCCGAATATAA AAATGATTCCGTCATTAGCGAGGGCAACTGTTACGATTTGCTGCGAAAGGCGAAAGACATCCAGGACGGTGTGCTGGCATGCCCGGAACTGCTTGGCAATAATATTAACTCCAAAACGACGGACAACATTCCGGCTGCCATTGAGAAGCATCTCACCAAGCGATGTTAA